cagccgccccgcggcatgtgggatcttcccggcccggggcacgaacccatgtcccctgcatcggcaggcggactctcaaccactgcgccaccagggaagccccacaatgtGGTTTTTAAATTGGCCTAATTTAAAGGATTGTCGTTGTGCTCACAATTATACCAAGTTATTTGGGATTATTAGAACAAACAAGAAAACGCACAGGGGTGAGTTAGAGCTAGGACTTAGCACTCAATATCCTGTTGTGGGAAAATAACACCTTGGGGCCTAATTTCATCATTTATGAAATGTTACTCTACCTCTGGTCTCCAAATATGAGTACTATCTATAAGGAAGCTTAAGTCACATGTTATACTTCTCTTGTGTTAAAATTTTTCATGTCAACAAGAAATGGGAGAATACGCAAAGTCATGAGATTACCTCAGTCCTAAGTGTAGGATACTGTACAGATGGCCTGTtctatttaaatatcaaaaaaggGGGTTGATTTCTAAGCTGTGacagcactaaaaaaaaaaagtcatgattaCCTTTATCTTCACCACCATGCCACCCCCACGTCCTGGTCACCTTAGCTAAAACCTGTGCTATCACATAAGGGCTGGTGACCTATATCTCAacttccttatttataaaagcagAGCCAGGTCATTTTCCTAATTGTAAGAGATGGTAAGGAATTTGGTGGTGAGGAGAAAACTTGCATTTGCACAAAAATTGTGCCAGGCTATCCATCAGATTCATCTCCAGCATCACATTACAAATGAAGTCACGTGACATTGGTCACGTTCAGGTGCCAACTTCTTCCTGGGAATCCTTGGACGGTGTCCATTTCCTTTCTTGCAGTTGGATGAGGGGTTTCTAACTCTGGTTCTGGTTACCGTTGGGATTTGAGTGTGGCTATCCAAAAAACGACCTGAAACTGTGTTCATTTTAGGGAGTTGGAGGTGAGCCAGAGCTTTAATGAGAGTCTAATTAAAGGGGCCCTGACCCAAAAAGGTGAAGAAGAGACTTCTGTGCACTCACAGAATCCCAGATACATTCCAAACTCCCACGAAGCTTTGTGGCCAGTGTCTCAAAGGATGATTAAGTAGTTAAAAGTAGAAGTGAAATGTGTGATGGATCTCATAACAGTTAAGAGCAATCAAAACTGAATTATGGtgcaattatagaaagaaaatcCATGGCATTTAATTAGGTTGCATTTTatttagataaatgaaaatttacCCCCCAAACAGAACTAGGAATCAAATACTGTCTCAGATTAAAAAGGAAACTGCTAAGCTTGAAGCTTACACTGAAAAGCTAAAATTTCCAGCCCTTCACTACCTGTCGTTCCAAACATCAAAGGAAAATACCGGAAAAAAGTATCTGTGTGACAGAGAGAGGCAACTCGGGTGTACCATTAGCAAAAGAACCTGAGGGGGAACATTTTATATTCTTCGATTACAAGAAATGGCGAGAGTTTACAAGTCTTGCGTTGCTTTCTCTTGAACATGGCTCCACAGGAATGCCAAAAATAGCAAAGTTTAGGCACTTGCTTCAACTTCTGCAGTTTGCATATGATTATTATGTACTTCACAAATTAACAGCCGCTTTAGAGTTACAATACAGAATTGTATTTCACGCTACTGTTAATAGCATTCCTCCTGTTAATAAAACAATGATGCTTAATGGACATAGGTCCAGAGCTTGTACGGAAGTAATCCAGGGCACATCAAGGGCACAATCATGAAGCAACCACTACTGGAAAACCAATCGTGATGGCCAGAATGACCTGGCCACGTGTACTGAGACAAGACCAAATACAAATGGGATGAAGTGGCAGGATGGAATTTAAACCCCCcaaaaatgattaccacaaacTACACAAATCTTTAATCTGTTCAAAATAGCACGAAGTTTCTTCCTGCCGTAGAAAGGAAGTCAGTTGATATTTAGAAGTGTAATGAACTCCTTAAAAACTGCTACCATCTCCAAATTTCAGCTGATCTTCAAAAATTGACACCAGCATTCgggtttttttaaagtatcaagtTGGCGAAAGAAATATCTTTAGATCAGAGggtgttttttttaacttggggATTTTAAAGTTTAGTAATTAAGCACAAGTAAGTGGCTATCTATGTGTGAAAAACTCCCAAAAAGATGCTAAATGTTTTCCAACTACCATATGCTCTTACCATGAGGGGGTCTTTCTGATAATGGCCAATTTTTTATCGTAGTCAGGTTTGTTGGTTTATGAGAAACTACTTTCCAGTTTTGACAGCAAACTGTCTTTCTGCTAAAAGACTGTTCTAGTTTTGCTAGAATGTtatacttcaaaataatttaattggCAGTTGAAATTTAAGCTCTCAAACTGGAGTACTGAGTGTGAGTACAATTTAAGAAGTGTGCACACCAGGCCAGTGCTACCCATGAAAAAGTGGGACTTTCAGGTAGATGGGGGACTGTCCTTTGTGTGGCACCTGTCTGACAGAATCCTTTAGGTATTAGCGTGAATCAGAAATCATTttgacacttaaaatttttttttccaagatcaCCTGTTAGGTAAGGCATTTTTACCACTAAGCCTTCTTAAAATGTCATTCTAGAGACATTTGTCATTAACAgatattaataaagaaaactgaCTTTTTCAGGAAGGCACCACCAGATGGTAGCATTGTTTCAGTACCGTCAATCTAAAAAGCTCCTGGTTTATTTCAGCGGATCCCCCTCTGCCTTTGACTTCCTCTGATCCCCAACTCAAACTGGTGTAAAGTGGTGACATCGTGTAGTGACTACATTAGAAACTTCTAGCTTCTCTGCTTTTAGAATGCAGTAAACATATGTCCCAGGCTTCCTATTATCTAATAAATCCAACAAATCTAAGTGAAGCAAATGTTTTATTGAAATCAGTTGTCAAATCACAATTTATCCAAATGATAATGCTACATTGTTCTTAAAAGAGTGGGCACAAATATGGCACAGACACAATCCAGCATCTATCAAAATACCATCTGTAAAGAACCTAACTTATTTCGTGCTATGTGTGGATGTGGTCCAGCATAGAAGGTAGACTCAAAACCAGTCGAATTTTTTCTTGATAACACGAAAAACATTTCACTACTTTGCCTCAAAACCAGtcgatttttttcttgataacatGAAAAACATTTCACTACTTTGCCTCAAAATTAAGCACTCATCTGTCCGTAACAGCCGTATAACAATTAGCGGAGAAGACTTTAAATTAATCTGCTACTGAAGAAAACTTCCTTCCAACCTCCACTGGGggatagaaagaaaaatttcccaGTAACAATGGAACATTCTGTATGTTTCCCTCCAAAAAACACTTTCTATTTTTAGTGCACTGTGCATAATAGGAAAGTGACCAATTTCAGAGTGATACTAAACACTCTGAAAGGACCTAATGCTTagtgaattttaaaacaagaagtgTAGCTTCTGATCAGGAATGTTATTTCTAGGAAGCTCTGTTTTCAAAGGTTGTAACTGAGGCAGACAGCTTCCTGAGACTTCACCGTGGTTGCATGCCCCGTCGTATATTGTGTGATACAGAAGGAATGCACTATACTGTAATTTCcttaaacattaagaaaaaaaaatatacaatagataCAGGAGAATTActtaaaacatacatataaatacataaagaatgaTACTCCAGTTTGAGAAGCAGAACTAGGTATTGCCAACTCCAGTTCCGGGCTAAGAATTAAGGACCTTGAATCAGAAACATTATATGGTACCAAGGGAAAATATCAGGGTGGTCttgaaaggaagaaatgttaTCTGGCTACAGCTCCCGATGAAGCCTCAGGATTGTCAGGGGTTCTCTAGAAATGAGAGCAGTTGATGTGTCTGTTCTTCCGTTCCCAAAGTTCTGTAAGATCGGTCTCGTCAGCAGCATTCGTTTTCTTCTCCCACTCGTCTTCACATTCTGGTCTTGCAAATACACAACAGTAACTGTAGAAGGAAGCCAGAATCAAAAGTAAATAACATATCCTTCGCCTCCCTCATTTATTCAACCACAGAAGAGCTGTGAAAGTGAGTTGCAGCCAGTGGGAGCCCTAGGGAGAACCACGGTTTAACCGTGTGAGAAAGAAAGATGGTGAAGGTCCATAATACAGCATCCTTTGCTACTTGAACACCAGTAGGCAGGATCTCACGTGCACTGGAAATTCTTTTAAATGCTTCTTACTACTGCTGGAAGAAATCCAATTTTTTCCCAGAGAGCTATAAACTATAAATTTCAAGCACTACCGTATAAACCTACTTTGGACTtctagttattaaaaaaaatgcaacaaagtAGCTGTGAGCACCACATATTTCTTATGTCTTTgagccaaacacacacacagtcacactgggggtAAAACGAAGTCATTACTTTCAGGACACCTGTAAGACTGAAGAGCATgtcaatgagaaaaaggaaactaaccctgggggcttccctggtggtgcagtggttaagaatctacctgccaatgcagcggacatgggttcaagccctggtccaggaagatcccacacgccacggagcaactaagcccgtgcaccacgactactgagcctgcgctctggagcccgcgagccgcaactactgagcctgcgtgaagcccgcacgcctagagcctgtgctccgcaacaagagaagccactgcagtgagaagcccgcgcaccgcgacgaagagtagccccgttcgccgcaactagggaaatcccacgtgcagcaacgaaacccaatgcagccaataaataaatttttaaaaagggaaactaACCTGGATCTCCTAGTCTGGTTGATGGTTATTTCCCCAGATGTAGGTTCTGCATAAAATCCTAATTATTTGAATTCCTGCTTCCCTCATAACAAATCTGCCACCAGATGACAGAAAAGAGGGCAAAATTACTTTCAAAGGAAAGGAAGTTACTTACGTGACGTTTTAGGATTCTGTGGGCTCGGGTTTTGCCGGTGCTCTCTCTTGGTCCTGTGTCTCctcctgtgtttgtgttttgatctctttttctgactCGCTCTGcactttttcttcctgaaattctACTTCCTGGCCATCTCCCTTCTCTTTCAGTTTGGGTCCAATTGTATCTGGAGACTCTTTGGTCGAGCCTCCTGATGCCTCAGCATCTTCCGGGGCTGAGGTTTGGTTCCCGGGGTCAACAGCAGCATCACCTTTTTCATCTTCTCGGGATTCAAACGGTgacttctctgttctttctccaaACCCGGCACCACCGTCGTCTTCTGGCACAGACTTTGTTTCAGgggcttctctcttttccttggaTGGGGAAGCTACCTCTTCAAGCTGCTGGCCATCTACCGGGGAACTTTCTACCCTCGTGGCCGCCATCTTCTCTAAAGCTTCATTCACATCTCCGGAAACATCTGGATGTGTGTGTTCCCCGGCACTTAGCGGGGACTCCTCTTTGGCTTCGATGGTTTGTGTTTCATCCAACGTGCAGGGCTGaagtttgctttcttctttctcgaTTTCCTGCCCAGCTTCCTGGCTGTCGGCTTCCGTCAGTTGAGCCTGGGTCTGGAAAGCAGAGGCCATTTCTTCTGTACTCCCCAACTGGTCAACAACTGTCTGAATTACGTTTTGTACAAGCTTGCAGCTCTCTGTCTCAAGTTTCAAAATCTCATCTTCAGCCTTTAAATCTTCCTCTCTTGTTTTGCTTACTCCGCCTTCCTGACAACGAACCTGCTCACCGTCTCCATCTGACTCCCATTTCTGTGATGTGGTTTTATCTCCTTCCAGGTCTGCGCTGATGCCTTTTTCAGGCATAACAGATACTATTACCGGGATTGATTTGGCCTGAGACTCGGTCCCTGTGGGCACCGCGTCTTCCCCTGGCTGAGCAGGAGAGCCTTCATCTTTTTCTGAGGACTTTTCTTCCGGTACTAAACGTGCCTCTGCAGATTCCAAAGTTTCCGCTGTTTCTAAAATCTTGATAGCTTCTGCTAAGACCTTCTCCCCCATTGCTGCAGCTGTTAGAGCTAATGGTGCCTCAGAGCTTTGAACTTGAATTTCTGTGCATGCCTCTTCCTCGTGAACGGGCAGAGAACTTCCTTCAAAACTGATGACTTCCTTTTCCCCGTCTATGACGGTTACATTCACTGCCTGAACCAGTTGCTTACTGAGCTCTTCACATGTGGTAACAGCTGGTTTGCACTCAAGTTTCTCTTCATTTACTTGAGTTGGCTCGAATTCCGTTTTGTCCCTTTCCACTTGAACTACCCTCTCTCTCTCCGCTGGGGTTAGAAGAGACTTAGCAGGTCTCTGGAGTTCGAGATCATCATTCTTTTGAAACTCAGTTTTCGTAACTTCATCCTCAAGGGCAACTTCAGTTATCTTTTTCTCGGTTGTTTCTGTGTCAGTGGACACAAGTCCTTCGACAGATGGCTCCTCTTTGGCTTCCTCTTCAGCACATCGGCCAGCCTCTTGAATCACCTCAGTCTTTGAAAGGATGGGTACAGTTTCCACTGTTACCTCTTTATCGGCATGTTCTAGAACCTCTTCCACTTTTGAACGCTCTTCTTCCTGGGATTGAAAATTGGAAGGTTCTGGAGGCATCTCTTTCAGTTCAGAAAGTGCCTCACCTTCTGTGACCTGGTATTGGGTACCGGATGGAACCTCACCATCTTCATCGATTTCCATgatcttggtctgctggcttacATTTGTAGCTTCAAAATCTGCTACTGGGGTGCTTCCATTGGTCTCACTATCTGTGAGGGTTTCAGCTGAGTCAGGAGCAACAGCCTGTTCTGGGACAGTCTCTGGTTTTACCGCAGCCACGGTTTCAGCTGGACAAGTGCTTGCAAGCTCCCTGGCCTCTGCACTCTCTGTGCCTGGAGGAATTTCTTCCAAGCTTTCCGCGGTGGCCTGTACCATCGCCGTCCCCTGTGTCAAAGTCTCAGTTTTCGTTTCTTGTACACGTACTCTGGGTGCTCCACCCATCGCTTCCTTCTGATCGAGTGCGTAAGGATCCTCTTCTGCTTCCTCCACCTGCTCCAGTCTTTTCGCTTGTCCTTTCTGGGTTGTCTGGATGGTGTCGTCTAGCCCTCTGGCGTCAGGCAGCTGTGATTCCTCTTTAACTTTTTCTGCAACGGCCTGCAGCACCTCTCGGGTCCTCTTCGCCTGGTCTTCCATGTCGGGCATGCTGCCCTCCACCTCCTGAACCGGTGTTGCTTCCTCGGTGGTATCTGGAAAGTCAGTTAACTGGGAAACAGCCGAAACCATGTCGGTGGTCTCTTCAGCACCAGAGGCTTCTGTGGCTTCTTCAGCACAGAACGGCTCTGTGGTTTCTGCGGCCGTCAGAGCTTCAGGGGTCAATTCCACCTTGCTGGCGACTGTGTCATCAGCGGCCTCCTGGCTCTCCGGCAGCGTTTTGGTTTCGACGGGGGTTTCCTCTGCAAAGACTTCTTTTTCAAACACCTCCCCAGATGGTGGCTTGTCTTCGTCTTCTGCTTGTTCAAGAGGTTCTGTCACCGAAGCAGAGATCCATGAAGGTGCCCTTTCTTCAATGCTAGGGACGGCCCTTGTCCCGTCCGTGACAGCCACAGTCACGGCGTGAAGCAGACCCTTACTGAGCTCCTCCGACACGTCGACAGCCACCTTCTGCTTGGGGCCCTCCTCGCTCTTGGGAGCCTGCTGTGCTTCCGTTTTCTCCCTTTCCACCGCATCGTACTCGGACAGAGGCACCACGGCTGGGACGTCCGAATCGTCCTCGTTGACCTCCGTTGGCCCCGTATCTTCCATCGCTGCTTGTTCTTGTTTCCCATCCAGCCTTTTCTTCCTTCGCCCAGGAATAAACTTCCTGATTGAAACCCAAGACTCTTCTTTCCCCAGCTCAGCATCTGAGGCTGAATATTCTAGGCCGGACCCAGCTACCAAGTCTTcgtttttctcttccagttttgaCTTCGGTTTTTTCCTCGAGGTGACTAATCTTTTAAATGACTCCCAGGTGGAGACCCCCTCCCCTTCGGAGGGGCTGCCGGCCTGCTCGGGTGAGGAACTTCCTGGGGGTTGGTCGTGGTCTTGGGAGCCGGCAGGGGGCGCGTCTGGGCCCGACTCCCtgtctctccctgcttcctctggTTTTTGGCTGTCTCCTCCCAGGGGTTTTGGTCCCCCTTCGTCGTCAGAAGAGGATGCTTTCCTTGCTCTTTTCTTGGATGACCCCACACAAATCAGAGCTTCCCAGGACACGGAGGTGTCAACCTTGCGCTTTGGCTCTTCCGGCTTCTGCTCCTCTCCgtttcctttcccctcctcctgcaTTTCAGAGGTGGTGCTCTCCGTGGAGGACAGGGTGGCGCTCTTAACCTTGTCCACTTCGTCCTCCTTGTCACTTTCAGAGAGCCTTCTCACGCGTTTCTTGGGCGTCACCATCTTTTTGAAAGATGCCCAGGGGGTAACACcttccctcttcttctctccGTCGGAAGTGGTCCCTTCCTCCGTCTCCCCGTCCTGGGGGGCCTCGGCCACGCCTTTCTCCAGGCACGTGATCTCCTCGGGCTCTTCGGGGGACGAGGCTGAGCTCTCACCCTTGGGTTCGTCTGGGCTGTCGGGAGAATCCGCTGAGGCTGGATGCTGCTCCCCGGACTCCTCAtctcctcctcttttccctttctgcttcttTCCAGAGAGTTTTTTTAAGCCGCTGCTTGTGAACAGTTtctttaaagggcttccctgcACCTTAGTTCTCTCCTGCGAGGACGGCACTTCCACCTCCCCCGCGACGCCCTCAGGGGGCGTGGGAGGTGCTTTCGCGTCTGCGCAGAGCTCGGCTGGCTGGGCGTGGTCCCCGCTGGGGGCGCCCGCCTCTTCCTGCATCTTCAGCAGCGGCTCCGGGGGCTCGGCATCCGGAAGGTCGGCGTCCGTTTCAAGCGATCGCTCAGGCGGCGAGGGCTCTACTGCCCCTTCTACCTCGGCTTTCTGCGCCTCTGTGCCCTTCTCTGCAGTGCTGACGTGGACCTCCGCGACAATCTCTACTTTTTCATCGAACACTTCTGTTGCTAACGGGGCGGGTTTCTCTTCGGGAGGTGCTTGCCCTTGGTCTTCGGGGGGCAGCTCCACCTTTTCATACTCAGCCGACAGCCTGGCATCCTGGGTGCTCTCGCGGGCCTCCTGTGAGGACGGCTGCTCGGAGAGACCTTCCGTCTTCTCGTTTTCTTCTGTGTCTGCCTTTTCTGCctcttgttcctttttcttctctgaagccTCCAGCTCATCCTCCCGAGGCTTCCTGAAACTGGTCTTTTTTCGCCAGCCGGCCCAACCTTGAGTGAAGAATTTTTTGAAGGGCGATGCGGTTTCGCTGGCCACTGGACTCGTCGGAGAATCTGGAGATCTGGCGggttctttctcttgtttttcttctccttcgTCTTTGCCTTCCCCGGCTGGTGGACCGGACTCCGCCTGAAGGGAGACTTCTGGGCGGCTCAGCTCGTGTCTGGGCGTCTCTTCGGGCTTCTCTGTGGACTGTTTGAGTTCAGTGTCTGTGGGTGTCGCGTCCCCTGTCTCCCGGCTGAGCTCCAGGCGGTCACCAGCCCCGTCGGACCCCCCTGGCCCTTCGCCTTCATCCTTTTTGACGGTGAGAAGCTGCACAGTGTCAGACTTCTCTGTCTTATCCTTTTTCACAGTGAATTTGAAGCCGACAAACTTAAACACCTTCTTAAATCCTACGTCATTAGCCTGGGGCTCAGCGGGTTGCATCAGCTCGTCTACAGTGCTTTCTGAGGCAGGGATCTGTTCCATCGTCTCAGGCatttcctcctgcccctccttcGTGATGTCTTGAATGTCTTGAACCGCCGCTGAGTTAGCAGCCATGTCTTTGTCTGAGTCCctttcagtcacatcttcagactCTCTCTGTCCAgctattaacagaaaaaaaaaaaaaaagagggggtggggtggggaagaaaaagGTTGAAAATGATTAcaattcaagaaaattaaatatttaaaaaacacggCCAATGAATACTTTCTTTAACATCAG
The genomic region above belongs to Phocoena sinus isolate mPhoSin1 chromosome 12, mPhoSin1.pri, whole genome shotgun sequence and contains:
- the AKAP12 gene encoding A-kinase anchor protein 12 isoform X3, translated to MHPSFPRGNCFCSCFKLLQKNGQLSTVNGLAEQGLQEGALNGQEEETVTDAGQRESEDVTERDSDKDMAANSAAVQDIQDITKEGQEEMPETMEQIPASESTVDELMQPAEPQANDVGFKKVFKFVGFKFTVKKDKTEKSDTVQLLTVKKDEGEGPGGSDGAGDRLELSRETGDATPTDTELKQSTEKPEETPRHELSRPEVSLQAESGPPAGEGKDEGEEKQEKEPARSPDSPTSPVASETASPFKKFFTQGWAGWRKKTSFRKPREDELEASEKKKEQEAEKADTEENEKTEGLSEQPSSQEARESTQDARLSAEYEKVELPPEDQGQAPPEEKPAPLATEVFDEKVEIVAEVHVSTAEKGTEAQKAEVEGAVEPSPPERSLETDADLPDAEPPEPLLKMQEEAGAPSGDHAQPAELCADAKAPPTPPEGVAGEVEVPSSQERTKVQGSPLKKLFTSSGLKKLSGKKQKGKRGGDEESGEQHPASADSPDSPDEPKGESSASSPEEPEEITCLEKGVAEAPQDGETEEGTTSDGEKKREGVTPWASFKKMVTPKKRVRRLSESDKEDEVDKVKSATLSSTESTTSEMQEEGKGNGEEQKPEEPKRKVDTSVSWEALICVGSSKKRARKASSSDDEGGPKPLGGDSQKPEEAGRDRESGPDAPPAGSQDHDQPPGSSSPEQAGSPSEGEGVSTWESFKRLVTSRKKPKSKLEEKNEDLVAGSGLEYSASDAELGKEESWVSIRKFIPGRRKKRLDGKQEQAAMEDTGPTEVNEDDSDVPAVVPLSEYDAVEREKTEAQQAPKSEEGPKQKVAVDVSEELSKGLLHAVTVAVTDGTRAVPSIEERAPSWISASVTEPLEQAEDEDKPPSGEVFEKEVFAEETPVETKTLPESQEAADDTVASKVELTPEALTAAETTEPFCAEEATEASGAEETTDMVSAVSQLTDFPDTTEEATPVQEVEGSMPDMEDQAKRTREVLQAVAEKVKEESQLPDARGLDDTIQTTQKGQAKRLEQVEEAEEDPYALDQKEAMGGAPRVRVQETKTETLTQGTAMVQATAESLEEIPPGTESAEARELASTCPAETVAAVKPETVPEQAVAPDSAETLTDSETNGSTPVADFEATNVSQQTKIMEIDEDGEVPSGTQYQVTEGEALSELKEMPPEPSNFQSQEEERSKVEEVLEHADKEVTVETVPILSKTEVIQEAGRCAEEEAKEEPSVEGLVSTDTETTEKKITEVALEDEVTKTEFQKNDDLELQRPAKSLLTPAERERVVQVERDKTEFEPTQVNEEKLECKPAVTTCEELSKQLVQAVNVTVIDGEKEVISFEGSSLPVHEEEACTEIQVQSSEAPLALTAAAMGEKVLAEAIKILETAETLESAEARLVPEEKSSEKDEGSPAQPGEDAVPTGTESQAKSIPVIVSVMPEKGISADLEGDKTTSQKWESDGDGEQVRCQEGGVSKTREEDLKAEDEILKLETESCKLVQNVIQTVVDQLGSTEEMASAFQTQAQLTEADSQEAGQEIEKEESKLQPCTLDETQTIEAKEESPLSAGEHTHPDVSGDVNEALEKMAATRVESSPVDGQQLEEVASPSKEKREAPETKSVPEDDGGAGFGERTEKSPFESREDEKGDAAVDPGNQTSAPEDAEASGGSTKESPDTIGPKLKEKGDGQEVEFQEEKVQSESEKEIKTQTQEETQDQERAPAKPEPTES
- the AKAP12 gene encoding A-kinase anchor protein 12 isoform X1 — translated: MGAGSSTEQRSPEQPEAGSATPAEPEPEPNGGGSAAEAAPGSSADATIAAADPATKLLQKNGQLSTVNGLAEQGLQEGALNGQEEETVTDAGQRESEDVTERDSDKDMAANSAAVQDIQDITKEGQEEMPETMEQIPASESTVDELMQPAEPQANDVGFKKVFKFVGFKFTVKKDKTEKSDTVQLLTVKKDEGEGPGGSDGAGDRLELSRETGDATPTDTELKQSTEKPEETPRHELSRPEVSLQAESGPPAGEGKDEGEEKQEKEPARSPDSPTSPVASETASPFKKFFTQGWAGWRKKTSFRKPREDELEASEKKKEQEAEKADTEENEKTEGLSEQPSSQEARESTQDARLSAEYEKVELPPEDQGQAPPEEKPAPLATEVFDEKVEIVAEVHVSTAEKGTEAQKAEVEGAVEPSPPERSLETDADLPDAEPPEPLLKMQEEAGAPSGDHAQPAELCADAKAPPTPPEGVAGEVEVPSSQERTKVQGSPLKKLFTSSGLKKLSGKKQKGKRGGDEESGEQHPASADSPDSPDEPKGESSASSPEEPEEITCLEKGVAEAPQDGETEEGTTSDGEKKREGVTPWASFKKMVTPKKRVRRLSESDKEDEVDKVKSATLSSTESTTSEMQEEGKGNGEEQKPEEPKRKVDTSVSWEALICVGSSKKRARKASSSDDEGGPKPLGGDSQKPEEAGRDRESGPDAPPAGSQDHDQPPGSSSPEQAGSPSEGEGVSTWESFKRLVTSRKKPKSKLEEKNEDLVAGSGLEYSASDAELGKEESWVSIRKFIPGRRKKRLDGKQEQAAMEDTGPTEVNEDDSDVPAVVPLSEYDAVEREKTEAQQAPKSEEGPKQKVAVDVSEELSKGLLHAVTVAVTDGTRAVPSIEERAPSWISASVTEPLEQAEDEDKPPSGEVFEKEVFAEETPVETKTLPESQEAADDTVASKVELTPEALTAAETTEPFCAEEATEASGAEETTDMVSAVSQLTDFPDTTEEATPVQEVEGSMPDMEDQAKRTREVLQAVAEKVKEESQLPDARGLDDTIQTTQKGQAKRLEQVEEAEEDPYALDQKEAMGGAPRVRVQETKTETLTQGTAMVQATAESLEEIPPGTESAEARELASTCPAETVAAVKPETVPEQAVAPDSAETLTDSETNGSTPVADFEATNVSQQTKIMEIDEDGEVPSGTQYQVTEGEALSELKEMPPEPSNFQSQEEERSKVEEVLEHADKEVTVETVPILSKTEVIQEAGRCAEEEAKEEPSVEGLVSTDTETTEKKITEVALEDEVTKTEFQKNDDLELQRPAKSLLTPAERERVVQVERDKTEFEPTQVNEEKLECKPAVTTCEELSKQLVQAVNVTVIDGEKEVISFEGSSLPVHEEEACTEIQVQSSEAPLALTAAAMGEKVLAEAIKILETAETLESAEARLVPEEKSSEKDEGSPAQPGEDAVPTGTESQAKSIPVIVSVMPEKGISADLEGDKTTSQKWESDGDGEQVRCQEGGVSKTREEDLKAEDEILKLETESCKLVQNVIQTVVDQLGSTEEMASAFQTQAQLTEADSQEAGQEIEKEESKLQPCTLDETQTIEAKEESPLSAGEHTHPDVSGDVNEALEKMAATRVESSPVDGQQLEEVASPSKEKREAPETKSVPEDDGGAGFGERTEKSPFESREDEKGDAAVDPGNQTSAPEDAEASGGSTKESPDTIGPKLKEKGDGQEVEFQEEKVQSESEKEIKTQTQEETQDQERAPAKPEPTES
- the AKAP12 gene encoding A-kinase anchor protein 12 isoform X5 translates to MLGIITITAGQRESEDVTERDSDKDMAANSAAVQDIQDITKEGQEEMPETMEQIPASESTVDELMQPAEPQANDVGFKKVFKFVGFKFTVKKDKTEKSDTVQLLTVKKDEGEGPGGSDGAGDRLELSRETGDATPTDTELKQSTEKPEETPRHELSRPEVSLQAESGPPAGEGKDEGEEKQEKEPARSPDSPTSPVASETASPFKKFFTQGWAGWRKKTSFRKPREDELEASEKKKEQEAEKADTEENEKTEGLSEQPSSQEARESTQDARLSAEYEKVELPPEDQGQAPPEEKPAPLATEVFDEKVEIVAEVHVSTAEKGTEAQKAEVEGAVEPSPPERSLETDADLPDAEPPEPLLKMQEEAGAPSGDHAQPAELCADAKAPPTPPEGVAGEVEVPSSQERTKVQGSPLKKLFTSSGLKKLSGKKQKGKRGGDEESGEQHPASADSPDSPDEPKGESSASSPEEPEEITCLEKGVAEAPQDGETEEGTTSDGEKKREGVTPWASFKKMVTPKKRVRRLSESDKEDEVDKVKSATLSSTESTTSEMQEEGKGNGEEQKPEEPKRKVDTSVSWEALICVGSSKKRARKASSSDDEGGPKPLGGDSQKPEEAGRDRESGPDAPPAGSQDHDQPPGSSSPEQAGSPSEGEGVSTWESFKRLVTSRKKPKSKLEEKNEDLVAGSGLEYSASDAELGKEESWVSIRKFIPGRRKKRLDGKQEQAAMEDTGPTEVNEDDSDVPAVVPLSEYDAVEREKTEAQQAPKSEEGPKQKVAVDVSEELSKGLLHAVTVAVTDGTRAVPSIEERAPSWISASVTEPLEQAEDEDKPPSGEVFEKEVFAEETPVETKTLPESQEAADDTVASKVELTPEALTAAETTEPFCAEEATEASGAEETTDMVSAVSQLTDFPDTTEEATPVQEVEGSMPDMEDQAKRTREVLQAVAEKVKEESQLPDARGLDDTIQTTQKGQAKRLEQVEEAEEDPYALDQKEAMGGAPRVRVQETKTETLTQGTAMVQATAESLEEIPPGTESAEARELASTCPAETVAAVKPETVPEQAVAPDSAETLTDSETNGSTPVADFEATNVSQQTKIMEIDEDGEVPSGTQYQVTEGEALSELKEMPPEPSNFQSQEEERSKVEEVLEHADKEVTVETVPILSKTEVIQEAGRCAEEEAKEEPSVEGLVSTDTETTEKKITEVALEDEVTKTEFQKNDDLELQRPAKSLLTPAERERVVQVERDKTEFEPTQVNEEKLECKPAVTTCEELSKQLVQAVNVTVIDGEKEVISFEGSSLPVHEEEACTEIQVQSSEAPLALTAAAMGEKVLAEAIKILETAETLESAEARLVPEEKSSEKDEGSPAQPGEDAVPTGTESQAKSIPVIVSVMPEKGISADLEGDKTTSQKWESDGDGEQVRCQEGGVSKTREEDLKAEDEILKLETESCKLVQNVIQTVVDQLGSTEEMASAFQTQAQLTEADSQEAGQEIEKEESKLQPCTLDETQTIEAKEESPLSAGEHTHPDVSGDVNEALEKMAATRVESSPVDGQQLEEVASPSKEKREAPETKSVPEDDGGAGFGERTEKSPFESREDEKGDAAVDPGNQTSAPEDAEASGGSTKESPDTIGPKLKEKGDGQEVEFQEEKVQSESEKEIKTQTQEETQDQERAPAKPEPTES